The Methanosphaera stadtmanae DSM 3091 genome includes a window with the following:
- a CDS encoding tRNA uridine(34) 5-carboxymethylaminomethyl modification radical SAM/GNAT enzyme Elp3 — protein sequence MQEACRLIIEEALSRNITTKKDLEKLKIQTCRDLKLSGFMSNSKILQYAKPEELESLRPILMKKPTRTISGVAIVAVMCRPHKCPHGRCKYCPESSIAPPSYTGEEPAALRARMFHFHPYVQTFNRLYQLKNIGHSIDKVELIIMGGTFASCTLDYQEWFVTQCLRAMNDFETVSKKIPVNQREIKIIPPEDFQYIHDAQKNNEHSKVRCIGLTFETRPDYAKMEDINRMLQFGVTRVELGVQTLYNHIYKRVDRGHKIQDVIEANQLLRDSGIKVAMHMMPGLLSSFSSDVNMFKRLFNEPLFSPDMLKIYPCLVTEGSEFYDMWKKGEYEPYTSQQAVDLIVEVKKILPKWVRTMRIQRDIPATLIDAGVKKSNLGELVYNRLEEEDIQCQCIRCREVGHKKAHGIEPDYNNIELLRTDYDVVGGHEIFLSIEDVENDILIGFTRLRIPSNRVFRKEITSSSSLIRELHVYGQMQKIGKNDDNLWQHKGYGAQLLEEAEKIAKDEYNKNKMLIISGIGVRDYYRKFGYYKDGPYMSKFI from the coding sequence TTTACAGTATGCAAAACCAGAAGAATTAGAAAGTTTAAGACCAATTCTAATGAAAAAACCAACACGTACAATTTCTGGTGTTGCAATAGTAGCAGTTATGTGTAGGCCACATAAATGTCCACATGGACGATGTAAATACTGTCCTGAGAGTAGCATTGCTCCTCCAAGTTATACTGGTGAGGAACCTGCAGCTTTACGAGCAAGAATGTTCCATTTTCATCCATATGTTCAAACATTCAACAGATTATATCAACTAAAAAATATTGGTCATTCCATAGATAAGGTGGAATTAATAATAATGGGCGGAACCTTTGCTTCATGTACTCTTGATTATCAGGAATGGTTTGTAACACAATGTTTAAGGGCAATGAATGATTTTGAAACAGTTAGTAAGAAAATACCAGTAAATCAAAGGGAAATCAAAATAATACCTCCAGAGGATTTCCAATACATACATGATGCACAGAAAAATAATGAACATTCAAAGGTAAGATGTATAGGATTAACATTTGAAACAAGACCAGATTATGCTAAAATGGAAGATATTAATAGAATGTTACAATTTGGAGTAACACGTGTTGAATTAGGTGTTCAAACATTATATAATCATATATATAAACGAGTTGATAGAGGTCATAAAATTCAAGATGTAATAGAGGCAAATCAATTATTACGAGATTCTGGAATAAAAGTTGCCATGCATATGATGCCAGGACTTTTATCTTCATTTAGTAGTGATGTTAACATGTTTAAACGTTTATTTAATGAACCATTATTTTCACCAGACATGTTAAAAATCTATCCATGTCTTGTTACAGAGGGCTCAGAATTCTATGATATGTGGAAAAAGGGCGAATATGAACCATACACATCTCAACAAGCAGTGGATTTAATAGTTGAAGTTAAAAAAATTCTACCAAAATGGGTTAGAACAATGAGAATTCAAAGAGATATTCCAGCAACATTAATTGATGCTGGAGTTAAAAAATCAAATCTTGGAGAATTAGTATATAATCGTCTTGAAGAGGAGGATATTCAATGTCAATGTATTAGATGTAGAGAGGTAGGTCATAAAAAGGCACATGGAATAGAACCTGACTATAATAATATAGAATTACTAAGAACAGATTATGATGTAGTAGGTGGACATGAAATATTTTTATCTATAGAAGATGTGGAAAATGATATTTTAATTGGATTTACTCGTTTAAGAATACCATCCAATAGAGTATTTAGGAAGGAAATTACAAGTTCAAGTTCATTGATTAGAGAATTACATGTTTATGGACAAATGCAGAAAATTGGTAAAAATGATGATAATTTATGGCAACATAAAGGTTATGGTGCCCAATTATTAGAAGAAGCTGAAAAAATAGCAAAAGATGAATATAATAAAAATAAAATGCTAATAATTAGTGGAATTGGTGTAAGAGATTATTATCGTAAATTTGGATATTATAAGGATGGTCCATACATGTCTAAATTCATTTAA
- a CDS encoding beta-ribofuranosylaminobenzene 5'-phosphate synthase, with amino-acid sequence MEIETSARLHLSLIDLNGSEGRIDGGIGITLKNPSLILECDFNDSQTEILFEDTRYSYVDEYKSKILTACNNMQEYLGINNSYRFRVKKIYPIHHGLGLGTQLLLSTGQLVAKINGVDLDVFEIAKIVQRGGTSGIGVHSFNHGGLIIDGGHKKNIKKDFLPSSASHVAPPPLLVRYDFPEDWNILIATPNFNQGVSGSREVNIFQEYSPINLHDVERICYITLMKLMPAVLEKDIVSFGDAINKIQTIGFKKIERNLQSQKVNNIIEYMLDNGIEGAGMSSFGPTCFGITDTNVKSMKKDLQDLMGNDSFIKITNGKNEGSKIR; translated from the coding sequence TTGGAAATAGAAACTTCTGCAAGATTACATTTATCATTAATTGATCTTAATGGATCTGAGGGTAGAATTGATGGTGGTATTGGTATAACACTAAAGAATCCATCATTAATATTAGAGTGTGACTTCAATGATTCTCAAACAGAAATATTATTTGAAGACACAAGATATAGTTATGTGGATGAATATAAATCAAAGATATTAACTGCTTGTAATAATATGCAGGAATATCTTGGAATTAATAATTCCTATAGATTTAGAGTAAAAAAAATCTATCCAATACATCATGGTCTAGGATTGGGAACACAATTACTACTTTCAACTGGACAATTAGTTGCTAAGATTAATGGTGTTGATTTAGATGTTTTTGAAATAGCAAAGATAGTACAACGTGGTGGAACAAGTGGTATTGGAGTACATTCCTTTAATCATGGTGGTTTAATTATTGATGGTGGACATAAAAAAAATATTAAAAAGGATTTTCTTCCATCATCAGCATCGCATGTAGCACCACCACCACTTTTAGTAAGATATGATTTTCCAGAGGATTGGAATATATTAATTGCAACACCTAATTTTAATCAAGGAGTTTCAGGAAGTAGAGAAGTTAATATTTTCCAAGAGTATTCTCCAATAAATTTACATGATGTTGAAAGAATATGTTATATTACTTTAATGAAATTAATGCCAGCAGTATTAGAAAAGGACATTGTAAGTTTTGGTGATGCTATAAATAAGATTCAAACAATAGGATTTAAGAAAATAGAACGGAATCTACAATCACAAAAAGTTAACAATATCATAGAATACATGCTTGATAATGGTATTGAAGGTGCAGGTATGAGTTCATTTGGTCCTACATGTTTTGGTATAACTGATACGAATGTTAAAAGTATGAAAAAAGATCTTCAGGATTTAATGGGTAATGATAGTTTTATAAAAATTACAAATGGAAAAAATGAAGGTTCAAAAATAAGATAG
- the hacB gene encoding homoaconitase small subunit, with the protein MDSMKGKVWTFRDCIDTDVIIAGRYLRTFNPEDLAAHVMEAEDPEFSSKVGKGDIIVGGWNFGCGSSREQAPVAIKTAGVSAVIAKSFARIFYRNAINIGLPVITADIEVDEGDILEVNIEDGIIINETTKKTFKIKPFDAEMLDILENGGLVNQYLKNKKEV; encoded by the coding sequence ATGGATAGTATGAAAGGAAAAGTATGGACATTTAGAGATTGTATAGATACTGATGTAATTATTGCTGGAAGATATTTAAGAACATTTAATCCAGAAGATTTAGCAGCACATGTAATGGAAGCTGAAGATCCAGAATTTTCAAGTAAAGTTGGAAAGGGAGATATAATTGTTGGTGGATGGAATTTTGGTTGTGGATCTTCAAGGGAACAGGCACCAGTTGCAATAAAGACAGCAGGAGTATCAGCAGTAATAGCTAAATCATTTGCCAGAATTTTTTATAGAAATGCTATTAATATTGGCTTACCTGTTATAACAGCAGATATTGAAGTGGATGAAGGGGATATTTTAGAAGTAAATATTGAAGATGGAATTATTATAAATGAAACAACTAAAAAAACATTTAAAATTAAGCCATTTGATGCTGAAATGTTGGATATTTTAGAAAATGGTGGTCTTGTTAATCAATATTTAAAAAATAAGAAGGAGGTATAG
- a CDS encoding HVO_0476 family zinc finger protein → MVCPVCGEDEYEILKANGKNNRQLLVKCDECGHIYHETAPEEAHEVKVRVIISEFERSWKTTIDLYSDEYLEVGTLLYLDGKDVEVTSIENNEGNRCYECPVIDIKTIWAKSLDTPARIGLSIDNHGTVLSHKIEIEREFTFAIDDVGEVNGLKFRIYAFKTLERNMRTGFAYAKVIKRVYGRLLPRNDKSKVKYDLSEYVIKTTIKEKDYN, encoded by the coding sequence ATGGTTTGTCCAGTTTGTGGTGAAGATGAATATGAAATATTAAAGGCTAATGGAAAAAATAATAGACAATTACTAGTTAAATGTGATGAATGTGGACACATATATCATGAAACTGCTCCAGAGGAAGCGCATGAAGTGAAAGTACGTGTTATAATCAGTGAATTTGAAAGATCATGGAAAACTACCATTGATTTATATTCTGATGAATATTTAGAAGTGGGTACTTTATTATATCTTGATGGTAAGGATGTGGAAGTGACTTCTATTGAAAATAATGAGGGAAATAGATGTTATGAATGTCCTGTTATTGATATTAAAACAATATGGGCAAAATCATTAGATACACCTGCACGTATAGGTTTATCAATAGATAATCATGGTACTGTTTTATCTCATAAAATTGAAATTGAAAGGGAATTTACCTTTGCTATAGATGATGTTGGGGAAGTTAATGGTTTAAAATTTAGAATATATGCTTTTAAAACATTGGAAAGAAATATGAGAACGGGTTTTGCTTATGCTAAGGTAATTAAAAGAGTATATGGTAGGTTATTACCACGTAATGATAAATCTAAAGTTAAATATGATTTATCTGAGTATGTTATTAAAACAACAATTAAAGAAAAAGATTATAATTAA
- a CDS encoding tRNA (N(6)-L-threonylcarbamoyladenosine(37)-C(2))-methylthiotransferase, which yields MKIYLETHGCTFNQADTDIMANILAKKYDIVYDVEEADVIILNTCYVKLPTEQKMITKIRKYKTEFPDKKLIIGGCMVEVDDKRLEKFAGDDCWIGPHKLDKVDEVVEKAINGEVVHEYGKTRAIKAGKGKKNSESLVHILQICEGCNGQCTFCCTRIARGFLISYPIDVIVEEAKDAVEHGCKELQVTAQDTACFGMDTGESFADLLNKLGAIEGDFRIRVGMMNPQSIKNQLHEVIDAFKNNDKIFNFVHLPIQSGSPKVLKEMNRKHTLDEYKYILNEFRKEIPQMSLATDIIVGYPTETEEDFNQTLELLKEIKPDIVHISKYMHRPGAKSNHLKEIDHNIMKNRSHRVNQVKTEVMLEKNKEYENTIQNVLITSKGSSGGYVGYTDSYKNVIVDEAEIGSFMDVKIIEGKRTYLLAQRI from the coding sequence ATGAAAATATATTTAGAAACACATGGATGTACATTTAATCAAGCAGATACTGATATTATGGCTAATATCTTAGCTAAGAAGTATGATATTGTTTATGATGTAGAAGAAGCTGATGTAATTATACTAAATACATGTTATGTAAAACTTCCTACTGAACAGAAGATGATTACTAAAATTCGTAAATATAAAACCGAGTTTCCAGATAAGAAATTAATTATTGGGGGATGTATGGTTGAAGTTGATGATAAGAGACTTGAAAAATTTGCTGGTGATGATTGCTGGATTGGACCACATAAACTTGATAAAGTGGATGAGGTGGTTGAAAAAGCAATAAATGGTGAAGTAGTACATGAATATGGAAAAACTAGGGCTATTAAAGCTGGTAAGGGTAAAAAAAATTCTGAAAGTTTGGTTCATATTCTTCAAATTTGTGAAGGATGTAATGGTCAATGTACCTTTTGTTGTACAAGAATAGCTCGTGGTTTTTTAATAAGTTATCCAATTGATGTTATTGTTGAGGAAGCAAAAGATGCAGTTGAACATGGCTGTAAAGAATTACAAGTCACTGCTCAGGATACTGCATGTTTTGGTATGGATACTGGTGAATCCTTTGCTGATTTACTAAATAAGTTAGGTGCAATTGAGGGTGATTTTCGTATTCGTGTAGGTATGATGAATCCACAAAGTATTAAAAATCAATTACATGAAGTAATAGATGCATTTAAAAATAATGATAAGATATTTAACTTTGTACATCTACCAATACAATCAGGTAGTCCTAAGGTATTAAAAGAAATGAATAGAAAACATACACTAGATGAATATAAATACATACTTAATGAATTTAGAAAAGAAATTCCTCAAATGTCTCTTGCCACTGATATTATAGTTGGTTATCCAACAGAAACTGAAGAAGACTTTAATCAAACACTAGAATTACTTAAAGAAATAAAACCTGATATTGTACATATATCAAAGTATATGCACAGGCCTGGTGCAAAATCAAATCATCTTAAAGAAATTGATCATAATATTATGAAGAATAGATCACATAGAGTAAATCAAGTAAAAACAGAGGTCATGCTAGAGAAAAATAAAGAATATGAAAATACCATTCAAAATGTTTTAATTACATCTAAGGGATCCTCTGGTGGATATGTTGGCTACACTGATTCATATAAAAATGTAATAGTGGATGAAGCTGAAATTGGTTCATTTATGGATGTAAAAATAATTGAAGGTAAAAGAACATATCTCTTAGCACAAAGAATATAA
- a CDS encoding GerW family sporulation protein: MDLDSTIEKTISQIQKLMNANSIAGNPIPAGDRIIIPISKTALGFGVGVASNAKKDEDSALGGAGGGGSIDPIALLVVYNDVPGPEGVEILPLDNMGTPLEDLLLGAGKALTGFLGNKSGKSDEGKSSETNINKIKTKIKPKSTESTKSTQKKDTN, from the coding sequence ATGGATTTAGATAGCACAATAGAAAAAACCATAAGTCAAATTCAAAAACTTATGAATGCTAATAGTATTGCAGGTAATCCAATACCTGCTGGTGATAGAATTATTATTCCTATCTCAAAAACAGCACTAGGTTTTGGTGTAGGTGTAGCTTCTAATGCTAAAAAAGATGAAGATTCTGCTTTAGGTGGGGCTGGTGGTGGAGGTTCTATTGATCCTATAGCATTGCTTGTAGTATATAATGATGTTCCGGGACCAGAGGGTGTTGAAATATTACCATTAGATAACATGGGAACTCCACTTGAAGATTTACTTTTAGGTGCAGGAAAAGCTTTAACAGGATTTTTAGGAAATAAATCAGGTAAATCTGATGAAGGTAAATCTAGTGAAACTAATATTAATAAAATCAAAACTAAAATAAAACCAAAAAGTACTGAAAGTACTAAATCTACTCAGAAAAAAGATACTAATTAA
- a CDS encoding DUF2953 domain-containing protein: MKPLGVYLSFHRNNQALNGEIIITHYFLKLRYVFEKKALDVFVIWKSRNFLLRTINLDSIDENNSNDNNDGDEDKGEDNTDEYEDEFSSNLLENAKEIYPTLKASTSDLYKIVVLIVTLCKFKESNIKLDFGLKNNNLTIKICNILWAITAPLYPFDIHILITPVINKAVVNFDCEVSFDIIIMNILRIIFKIITSINILKLIIKIIKIARR; the protein is encoded by the coding sequence TTGAAGCCATTGGGTGTATATTTATCATTTCATAGAAATAATCAAGCTTTGAATGGTGAAATAATAATTACACATTATTTTTTAAAGTTAAGATATGTTTTTGAAAAGAAAGCTTTAGATGTGTTTGTAATATGGAAATCAAGGAATTTTCTACTTAGAACTATAAATTTAGATTCTATAGATGAAAATAATTCTAATGATAATAATGATGGTGATGAGGATAAAGGGGAAGATAACACTGATGAATATGAAGATGAATTTTCAAGTAATTTATTAGAAAATGCTAAAGAAATATATCCAACACTAAAAGCATCTACATCAGATTTATATAAAATTGTAGTTTTAATTGTAACTTTATGTAAATTTAAGGAAAGTAACATTAAATTAGATTTTGGTTTGAAAAATAATAATTTAACAATAAAGATTTGTAATATTTTATGGGCTATAACAGCACCATTATATCCTTTTGATATTCATATTCTAATAACACCTGTTATAAATAAGGCTGTTGTTAATTTTGATTGTGAAGTTTCATTTGATATTATAATAATGAATATACTACGAATAATATTCAAGATAATTACAAGTATAAATATATTAAAATTAATAATAAAAATAATTAAAATCGCACGTAGGTGA
- a CDS encoding histone family protein has product MSELPLTPLGRIIKNGGAERVSEDAKVELSAFLEDTAEELAKLALNNAEENGRKTLKAEDISIAYKEL; this is encoded by the coding sequence ATGTCCGAATTACCCTTAACACCATTAGGTAGAATTATAAAAAACGGTGGTGCAGAAAGAGTAAGTGAAGATGCTAAAGTTGAATTATCTGCATTTTTAGAAGATACTGCAGAAGAACTTGCTAAATTAGCATTAAATAATGCTGAAGAAAATGGAAGAAAAACTTTAAAAGCAGAAGATATAAGTATCGCTTACAAAGAATTATAA
- the tes gene encoding tetraether lipid synthase Tes, translating into MFRISTISKTKSLCPNCLKILDAEVYSEDNKIFIEKTCSEHGTFKNTYWHDAKLFEKTLAYEPEPHRLKNLKDAENGECPSNCGLCNQHKSQTILGLIDVTNRCNLTCPICFANAAASGTLYEPTQDEIRGMLKNLRKNQPVATPAIQFSGGEPTVRSDIVELIKIAKEEGFTHTQIATNGIELANNENLAKELKDVGLNTVYLQFDGVTEEPYIKTRNANILDKKIEAIENCRKVGLGVVLVPTLVKGINDDQIGDIIQFALDNIDVIRGVNFQPVSFAGRTPSDKVEQQRITIDDLVNDVEKQTNGKIKKEAFYPAATVAPISELIAAMNNEEDEVTLTCHEHCGVGTYVFKEDNGEIIPITDFINVDKFMKLIEDSIPGIEKNTKYSKTKTLAKALKNLPKTIDTDETPSYIDIIDLLKNIFIKQDYLALGDFHMNALLISCMHFMDPFNFDQDRVSRCVIHYATPDGRIIPFCSMNNIYRESVESKFNIPLNSDRAREIIKNINKAKKEH; encoded by the coding sequence GTGTTTAGAATATCAACAATTTCTAAAACTAAAAGCTTATGTCCAAACTGTTTAAAAATATTAGATGCTGAAGTTTATTCTGAAGATAATAAGATTTTTATTGAAAAAACATGCTCTGAACATGGAACTTTTAAAAATACCTATTGGCATGATGCTAAATTATTTGAAAAAACATTAGCCTATGAACCAGAACCACACAGATTAAAAAATCTTAAAGATGCTGAAAATGGAGAATGTCCATCTAATTGTGGATTATGTAACCAACATAAAAGTCAAACAATACTTGGTTTAATTGATGTGACAAATAGATGTAATCTAACCTGTCCAATATGTTTTGCTAATGCTGCTGCTTCTGGTACATTATATGAACCTACTCAAGATGAAATTAGAGGAATGCTTAAAAATTTAAGAAAAAATCAACCAGTTGCTACACCAGCAATACAATTTTCTGGAGGAGAACCTACTGTTCGAAGTGATATTGTAGAACTCATTAAAATAGCTAAAGAAGAAGGATTTACACATACTCAAATTGCAACAAATGGAATTGAACTTGCTAACAATGAAAATTTAGCTAAAGAACTTAAAGATGTAGGACTAAATACTGTTTATTTACAATTTGATGGAGTTACTGAAGAACCATACATAAAAACTAGAAATGCTAATATTCTAGATAAAAAAATAGAAGCTATTGAAAATTGTAGAAAAGTAGGACTTGGTGTTGTATTAGTACCTACACTTGTTAAAGGAATAAATGATGATCAAATTGGAGATATTATTCAATTTGCATTGGATAATATTGATGTTATTCGTGGAGTTAACTTCCAACCAGTATCATTTGCAGGACGTACACCCTCTGATAAAGTAGAACAACAACGTATAACAATTGATGATCTTGTCAATGATGTTGAAAAACAAACAAATGGAAAAATTAAAAAAGAAGCATTCTATCCTGCAGCTACTGTAGCTCCAATTTCTGAATTAATTGCTGCTATGAATAATGAAGAAGATGAAGTTACATTAACCTGTCATGAACATTGTGGTGTTGGAACTTATGTATTTAAGGAAGATAATGGTGAAATAATTCCTATCACAGACTTTATTAACGTTGATAAATTCATGAAATTAATTGAAGATAGTATTCCAGGTATTGAGAAAAACACAAAATACTCAAAAACAAAAACACTAGCTAAAGCTCTAAAAAATCTACCTAAAACTATTGATACTGATGAAACACCAAGCTATATAGATATTATTGATTTATTAAAAAATATATTCATAAAACAAGATTATCTTGCATTAGGTGATTTCCATATGAATGCTCTACTTATATCCTGTATGCACTTTATGGATCCATTTAACTTTGATCAAGATAGAGTAAGTCGATGTGTAATTCATTATGCTACACCAGATGGTAGAATTATCCCATTTTGTTCAATGAACAATATTTACAGAGAAAGTGTAGAATCTAAATTTAACATACCTTTAAATTCAGATAGAGCTAGAGAAATTATCAAAAACATTAATAAAGCCAAAAAAGAACATTGA
- a CDS encoding CDP-2,3-bis-(O-geranylgeranyl)-sn-glycerol synthase, whose amino-acid sequence MDILTLIFYSIYLMIPAYLANGSALVFGGGTPMDFGHYCWDNRRLIGNGVTWRGTVCGGLFGMVIGGILGLLATYGIGSYFFNITASQITFMSGFVPQGLLVGFLLGFGALIGDAIGSFLKRRLNFERGKPVPLLDQLDFVVVSLLFVSTVVSLSLEMIVIIILVSIFLHLGANMFAYMINLKDVWY is encoded by the coding sequence ATGGATATTTTAACTTTAATTTTTTATTCAATATATTTAATGATTCCAGCATATCTTGCTAATGGTTCTGCATTAGTGTTTGGTGGTGGAACTCCTATGGATTTTGGTCATTATTGCTGGGATAATCGTAGATTAATTGGTAATGGTGTCACATGGAGAGGTACTGTTTGTGGTGGCTTGTTTGGAATGGTTATTGGAGGTATTTTAGGACTTCTAGCAACTTATGGTATTGGAAGTTATTTTTTTAATATAACTGCCTCACAAATAACATTCATGTCTGGGTTTGTACCTCAAGGATTATTGGTTGGCTTTTTATTAGGTTTTGGTGCACTTATTGGTGATGCTATTGGTAGCTTTTTAAAAAGAAGATTGAATTTTGAACGTGGAAAACCAGTACCATTACTAGATCAGTTAGACTTTGTTGTTGTTTCATTATTATTTGTTTCAACAGTTGTTAGTCTAAGTTTGGAAATGATTGTAATAATCATACTTGTAAGTATCTTTTTACATCTTGGTGCAAATATGTTTGCATATATGATTAATTTAAAAGATGTATGGTATTAA
- a CDS encoding hydantoinase/oxoprolinase family protein has product MKIMGLDIGGANTDCAIIEINDEKQIKSIKKSKEYLPMWIENDKLPECLLKLSQDDLDSIDVVCVTMTAELADSYESKTEGVLDISKKVMTIFNDKIVKFVTFDGLKSYDDILENPLNAAAANWVGTSNAIKYIKNNCIFMDMGTTTTDIIPIINKQNIAKHTDVERLGSGELVYTGMLRTNIATIVHSIPIYNIDTSVSSELFTITADVHRILGNITQEEYTCNTPDNKDKDIVSCKRRLSRLVCADLDSLTDETINNMAQYIYKKQVNQVLTGLIKVVEKTGLDTVVISDFGHGNICKNAAKQLGLNIINIDEYISKEATSIITTIGAIQMYVEEYISQDFPLIQYI; this is encoded by the coding sequence ATGAAAATAATGGGATTAGATATTGGTGGAGCAAATACAGATTGTGCTATCATAGAAATAAACGATGAAAAACAAATAAAATCTATTAAAAAATCAAAAGAATATCTTCCAATGTGGATTGAAAATGATAAATTACCAGAATGTCTTTTAAAACTATCACAAGATGATTTAGATAGTATTGATGTAGTTTGTGTAACAATGACTGCAGAATTAGCAGATTCATATGAGAGTAAAACAGAAGGTGTTCTAGACATATCTAAAAAAGTAATGACTATATTTAATGATAAAATAGTTAAATTTGTAACATTTGATGGACTTAAATCATATGATGATATTCTTGAAAATCCATTAAATGCAGCTGCAGCTAACTGGGTAGGTACATCCAATGCAATAAAATACATAAAAAATAACTGTATTTTTATGGATATGGGTACAACTACAACAGATATTATTCCAATAATAAATAAACAAAACATTGCAAAACATACAGATGTTGAAAGATTAGGTTCTGGTGAATTAGTGTATACAGGAATGTTACGTACAAATATTGCAACAATTGTTCATAGTATTCCTATATATAATATAGATACTTCTGTAAGTAGTGAATTATTTACAATAACAGCCGATGTTCATAGAATACTTGGAAATATTACCCAAGAAGAATATACATGCAATACTCCAGATAATAAGGATAAAGACATTGTTTCATGTAAAAGAAGATTAAGTAGACTTGTTTGTGCTGATTTAGACTCATTAACAGATGAAACAATCAACAACATGGCACAATACATATACAAAAAACAAGTAAATCAAGTATTAACGGGATTAATAAAAGTTGTTGAAAAAACTGGACTTGATACTGTAGTAATATCTGATTTTGGTCATGGAAATATTTGTAAAAATGCTGCAAAACAATTGGGATTAAATATTATTAATATTGATGAATATATTTCAAAAGAAGCCACAAGTATTATAACAACAATAGGCGCCATACAAATGTATGTGGAAGAATATATTTCACAAGATTTTCCATTAATACAATACATTTAA
- a CDS encoding ATP-grasp domain-containing protein has product MKVLVFEYSTVIFEDNLISEGLNMLKSLLSDLDGIKEYDVTYLLNKNLKIDIYPHSNVIYIDCDLCEWLDNNCSNYDCCIFIAPEDDLIQYNITCILEKNDVFLIGPTSNASYICSSKYKTYMEVPSNIRKIPSFKIDVSMTDYDYINKHIDLKDSIIKPDDKTSSNLIYHIHNTEELKKIITTYEEHSIKTAIIQQYIVGTPISISAICNNKYIKCISINSQEITESKNQIKYMGCKTPIEHPLKERIIDISKDIIKSINGLYGFIGIDYIISKNEIYFVEINSRITTPYIVLHNIVNVNLTQTIIELLLADKKREITINNNGTFYK; this is encoded by the coding sequence ATGAAAGTACTTGTATTTGAGTATTCAACTGTAATATTTGAGGATAATCTTATATCAGAGGGACTTAACATGTTAAAAAGTCTTCTCTCTGATTTAGATGGTATAAAAGAGTATGATGTTACATATCTTCTCAATAAAAATTTAAAAATAGACATATATCCCCATTCTAATGTTATTTATATTGATTGTGATTTATGTGAGTGGTTAGATAATAATTGTTCTAATTATGATTGTTGTATTTTTATTGCTCCTGAGGATGATTTAATTCAGTACAACATTACTTGTATCTTAGAAAAAAATGATGTTTTTTTAATTGGACCAACAAGTAATGCTTCCTATATATGTAGTAGCAAATATAAAACATACATGGAAGTTCCATCGAATATAAGAAAAATACCATCGTTTAAAATAGATGTTTCAATGACAGATTATGATTATATCAATAAACACATAGATTTAAAAGATAGTATAATTAAACCTGATGATAAAACATCATCTAATCTAATATACCACATACATAACACAGAAGAATTAAAAAAAATAATTACAACATATGAAGAACATTCCATAAAAACTGCAATAATACAACAATACATAGTTGGAACACCCATCAGTATAAGTGCAATATGTAATAACAAATACATTAAATGTATCAGTATTAATTCACAGGAAATTACTGAGAGTAAAAATCAGATAAAATACATGGGTTGTAAAACTCCCATAGAACATCCACTTAAAGAAAGAATCATTGATATTTCAAAAGATATTATAAAAAGTATCAATGGTTTATATGGATTTATTGGTATTGATTATATTATAAGTAAGAATGAAATATATTTTGTTGAAATAAATTCACGCATTACAACTCCATATATAGTACTGCATAATATTGTTAATGTAAATTTAACACAAACAATAATAGAACTTCTATTGGCTGATAAAAAAAGAGAAATTACAATAAATAATAATGGAACATTCTATAAATAA